A stretch of Bacillus pseudomycoides DNA encodes these proteins:
- a CDS encoding nucleotidyltransferase — protein MSIIKKIGRFCPVDDKGYIINDSHINNIQPVFLEVIQEVKNTCFQSLQDDLHSIYIRGSVPRGIGIEGIADIDTIILVRKDPRAIDLEWSENIEQQLLRKSGCISGVELSFYDVEEVLHSSRFSFISFMIQTHGVCIFGEDIRSQLPKYKVSQELAHEHLKYLQTQIEQAREELIHNKGREDIIDCCRWIMKIIVRAGLALTIDKEGLYSRDLYPAYELFSKHFPEQEQNMRKALQYAVDPIDDITEILSFLELLGDWMIKEANQYLKNNQLNRL, from the coding sequence TTGTCAATTATTAAGAAAATAGGTCGCTTTTGTCCCGTAGACGACAAAGGATACATTATAAATGATTCACATATCAATAATATTCAGCCAGTTTTTCTGGAGGTAATACAAGAAGTAAAGAATACGTGTTTTCAATCGTTACAGGATGATTTGCATAGCATTTACATTAGAGGATCTGTTCCAAGGGGGATTGGAATAGAGGGGATTGCAGATATAGACACAATTATATTAGTTCGAAAAGATCCGAGGGCAATAGACTTGGAATGGAGTGAAAATATAGAGCAACAATTGCTTCGAAAATCTGGTTGTATATCTGGGGTGGAATTAAGTTTTTATGATGTAGAAGAAGTGTTACATTCCAGTCGTTTTTCGTTTATAAGTTTTATGATTCAAACACATGGAGTATGTATATTCGGTGAAGATATAAGATCACAGCTACCTAAATATAAAGTAAGTCAAGAATTAGCTCATGAACACCTGAAATATTTACAGACACAAATTGAACAAGCGCGTGAAGAGCTAATTCATAATAAAGGTAGGGAGGATATAATAGATTGTTGCCGCTGGATTATGAAGATCATAGTTAGAGCAGGATTAGCATTAACAATTGATAAAGAAGGACTTTATTCTAGAGACCTTTATCCAGCGTATGAGTTGTTTAGTAAGCATTTTCCAGAGCAAGAACAAAATATGAGGAAAGCACTGCAATATGCAGTTGATCCTATAGACGACATAACAGAAATTTTGTCTTTTTTAGAGCTATTGGGAGATTGGATGATAAAAGAAGCGAATCAGTATTTAAAAAATAACCAATTGAATAGATTGTAA
- a CDS encoding DUF4937 domain-containing protein, giving the protein MLLKTIFCQVEKEKKGLFSEAQEKWRGLQNLEGFHGQFGGWDEDEACVFSVWESMSTYQAFMNGVHDTIFFNSNQEDTYVSCEIEKFQTLYDITSIPFMDAIAKGSFVRIAICDVKSGNEQHFLHVQETIWNKGMEHVEGMLGGVVGRSITNSNRYVVLSYWQDEMAHQRYVKEIFPELYKLANVKEYVENINGKQVACIKEWSVY; this is encoded by the coding sequence ATGTTATTAAAAACGATATTTTGTCAGGTAGAAAAAGAGAAAAAGGGTTTGTTTTCAGAGGCGCAAGAGAAATGGAGAGGATTACAAAATCTAGAGGGATTTCATGGACAATTTGGAGGCTGGGATGAAGATGAAGCTTGTGTATTTTCTGTTTGGGAAAGTATGAGTACGTATCAAGCATTCATGAATGGAGTACACGATACAATTTTTTTCAATAGTAATCAAGAGGATACATATGTTTCATGTGAAATAGAGAAATTTCAAACGTTATATGACATAACAAGTATTCCTTTTATGGATGCAATTGCTAAAGGTTCATTTGTAAGAATCGCAATTTGTGATGTGAAAAGTGGAAATGAGCAACATTTTTTACATGTACAAGAAACGATTTGGAATAAAGGGATGGAACATGTAGAAGGAATGTTAGGTGGCGTTGTAGGAAGATCGATTACAAACTCAAATCGTTATGTAGTTCTATCTTATTGGCAAGATGAAATGGCACATCAACGTTATGTGAAAGAAATTTTCCCGGAGCTATATAAGTTAGCTAATGTAAAAGAGTATGTTGAAAATATAAATGGAAAGCAAGTTGCGTGTATAAAAGAATGGTCTGTATATTAA
- the rluF gene encoding 23S rRNA pseudouridine(2604) synthase RluF: MRINKFISESGKASRRGADKLINERRVIINGKVAKIGDQVQPGDDVRVNGEQLRIARDHVYIALNKPVGITCTSEKAVKGNIIDLVNHPLRINHVGRLDKDSDGLILLTNDGDIVNEILRAENKHEKEYIVSVDKPITPEFLKQMAAGVKILGTKTLPCEITQLSKYEFQIILMQGLNRQIRRMCEALGYQVYTLKRTRIMNIQLNNLPVGQWRDLTKKEKKRLFADLNYEPQDW; encoded by the coding sequence TTGCGTATAAATAAATTTATTAGTGAATCTGGAAAAGCATCGAGACGCGGAGCAGATAAGTTAATTAATGAAAGAAGAGTAATTATTAACGGAAAGGTTGCAAAAATAGGTGACCAAGTACAACCAGGTGATGACGTGCGAGTAAATGGAGAGCAGCTTCGAATTGCTCGAGACCATGTGTATATCGCTTTAAATAAACCAGTAGGTATTACATGTACAAGTGAAAAGGCAGTTAAAGGTAACATTATCGATTTAGTGAATCATCCTTTACGAATTAATCACGTTGGACGTCTTGATAAAGATTCAGACGGTTTAATTTTGTTAACGAATGATGGCGATATTGTTAATGAAATTTTACGTGCTGAAAATAAACATGAAAAAGAATATATTGTTTCAGTAGATAAACCGATTACGCCTGAATTTTTAAAACAAATGGCAGCGGGTGTTAAAATTTTAGGAACAAAAACACTTCCTTGTGAAATAACACAGTTATCAAAATATGAATTCCAAATTATTTTAATGCAAGGATTGAATCGCCAAATTCGTCGTATGTGTGAAGCTTTAGGTTATCAAGTATACACATTAAAACGTACGCGAATTATGAATATCCAGTTGAATAATTTACCAGTTGGACAGTGGAGAGATTTAACGAAGAAAGAGAAAAAAAGATTATTTGCAGACTTAAACTATGAACCACAAGATTGGTAA
- the thrS gene encoding threonine--tRNA ligase encodes MREQMIKIIFPDGSSKEYRKGITLEEIAASISPSLKKKAVAGKVNDRLFDLHRNIEQDAKIQIITMDSDEGVEVARHTAAHILAQAVKRIYGDVKLGVGPVIENGFYYDMDLANSIAVEDLPKIENEMQNIINENLKMERVEITREEAKKLFQDINDHLKLELLEAIPENELVTIYKQGEFVDLCRGPHLPSTGYLKAFQLTHVSGAYWRGDSNNQVLQRIYGVAFSSQKELENYLQFLEEAAKRNHRKLGNELELFMFSEEAPGMPFYLPKGQIIRNELESFLREIQQKYDYQEVRTPIMMNQGLWEESGHWNHYKDNMYFSEVDNKSFALKPMNCPGHMLIFKNKLHSYRDLPIRMCEFGQVHRHEFSGALNGLLRVRTFCQDDAHLFVTPEQIESEIKSVLKQIDYVYRTFGFEYEVELSTRPEDSMGDDELWDQAESSLENVLKSLNYNYRVNEGDGAFYGPKIDFHIKDALQRSHQCGTVQLDFQMPEKFDLNYIDERNEKRRPVVIHRAVLGSFDRFLGILIEHFGGAFPTWLAPVQVKVIPVSTLVHEQYTKEIEEKLKSVGLRAERDARSEKLGYKIREAQLQKIPYILVIGDKEMENGSVNLRKYGEERSEVVSLSVFMKSVQDEIYNKCSK; translated from the coding sequence ATGAGAGAACAGATGATTAAGATTATTTTTCCAGATGGTAGTTCGAAAGAATATAGAAAAGGAATTACTCTAGAAGAGATTGCAGCATCAATTAGTCCGAGTTTAAAAAAGAAAGCAGTCGCAGGAAAGGTGAATGACCGATTATTTGATTTACATCGAAATATCGAACAAGATGCCAAAATTCAAATTATAACTATGGATTCAGATGAAGGAGTAGAAGTTGCGAGACATACAGCTGCACATATATTAGCGCAGGCTGTCAAAAGAATATATGGCGATGTAAAACTGGGTGTAGGACCTGTTATTGAAAATGGATTTTATTACGATATGGATCTTGCTAATAGTATAGCTGTAGAAGACTTACCTAAAATTGAAAATGAAATGCAAAATATTATAAATGAAAACTTGAAGATGGAACGAGTTGAAATTACTAGGGAGGAAGCGAAAAAACTTTTTCAAGATATAAATGATCACTTAAAGTTAGAGCTTTTAGAAGCAATCCCTGAAAATGAACTTGTAACAATTTATAAACAAGGAGAATTTGTTGATTTATGCCGTGGTCCGCATTTACCGTCAACTGGTTACTTGAAAGCATTTCAATTAACTCATGTTTCCGGTGCATATTGGCGAGGAGATAGTAATAATCAAGTACTTCAGCGTATATATGGCGTTGCATTTTCTTCTCAAAAAGAATTAGAAAATTATTTGCAGTTTTTAGAAGAAGCAGCAAAGAGAAATCATCGCAAGCTAGGAAATGAACTTGAGTTATTTATGTTCTCCGAAGAAGCACCAGGAATGCCCTTTTATTTACCGAAAGGACAAATTATTCGAAATGAATTAGAGTCTTTTTTAAGAGAAATACAACAAAAATACGATTATCAAGAAGTACGCACTCCTATTATGATGAATCAAGGGTTATGGGAAGAATCAGGGCACTGGAATCATTATAAAGATAATATGTATTTTTCAGAGGTAGATAATAAAAGCTTTGCATTAAAACCGATGAATTGCCCTGGACACATGCTTATCTTTAAAAATAAATTACATTCATATCGTGATTTGCCAATTCGAATGTGTGAATTTGGTCAAGTACATCGCCACGAATTTAGCGGCGCATTGAACGGACTATTAAGAGTTCGTACATTCTGTCAGGATGATGCACATTTATTTGTGACACCTGAACAAATAGAAAGTGAAATAAAGTCAGTGTTAAAACAAATTGACTATGTCTATAGAACATTTGGTTTTGAATATGAAGTTGAGCTTTCAACAAGACCTGAAGATTCAATGGGTGATGATGAGCTATGGGACCAAGCTGAATCGTCTCTCGAGAATGTGCTGAAATCATTGAATTATAATTATAGAGTAAATGAGGGAGATGGAGCATTTTACGGACCTAAAATTGATTTTCATATTAAAGATGCTTTACAAAGAAGCCATCAATGCGGAACAGTTCAACTTGATTTTCAAATGCCAGAGAAATTTGACTTGAATTATATTGATGAGAGAAATGAGAAAAGAAGACCGGTTGTGATTCACCGCGCCGTATTAGGTTCTTTTGATCGCTTTTTAGGAATATTAATTGAACATTTTGGGGGAGCATTCCCAACGTGGTTAGCTCCAGTTCAAGTAAAAGTAATTCCTGTTTCTACTCTAGTACATGAACAATATACAAAAGAAATTGAAGAAAAGTTAAAGAGCGTTGGCCTTCGCGCCGAACGAGATGCTCGTAGTGAAAAACTAGGGTATAAAATACGAGAGGCACAGCTCCAAAAGATACCATACATTCTTGTTATTGGGGATAAAGAAATGGAGAATGGATCGGTAAATTTACGCAAGTATGGTGAAGAAAGATCTGAAGTGGTTTCGCTATCTGTATTTATGAAAAGTGTACAGGATGAAATTTATAATAAATGCTCTAAATAA
- a CDS encoding ABC transporter ATP-binding protein: MATNVVTVESVEKTYGKRNESQSKALRGVSLAIQEGEFVGIMGPSGSGKTTLLNVISTLDHATGGSVTIAGTDITSMKGNALSDFRSQKLGFIFQDFNLLENLSIYENIALPLSLQGVPSSEISGKVNEVAKKLDIVEILTKYPSAVSGGQKQRTAAARALVHNPAIVLADEPTGALDSKNAKSLLEAMQDLHENHGVSILMVTHDAFSASYCQRILFIQDGLLYKELKRQGTREDFYQDILGVLAQMGSATESK, from the coding sequence ATGGCAACAAATGTAGTGACAGTAGAAAGTGTGGAGAAAACATATGGTAAAAGAAATGAAAGCCAGTCAAAAGCATTGAGGGGGGTATCACTTGCGATACAAGAAGGGGAGTTCGTTGGGATTATGGGTCCTTCTGGATCTGGGAAAACGACACTACTTAATGTCATTAGTACACTTGATCATGCAACAGGAGGAAGTGTGACAATAGCAGGTACAGATATCACTTCCATGAAGGGCAATGCTTTATCAGATTTTCGTTCTCAAAAACTAGGATTTATTTTCCAAGACTTTAATTTACTTGAAAACCTCTCGATTTATGAAAATATTGCATTGCCACTTTCATTACAAGGAGTACCTTCAAGTGAGATAAGTGGGAAAGTAAATGAAGTTGCAAAGAAACTGGATATTGTGGAGATTTTAACGAAGTATCCATCAGCTGTTTCTGGTGGACAAAAACAGAGAACAGCTGCGGCGCGGGCTTTAGTACATAATCCTGCTATTGTATTAGCGGATGAACCAACAGGTGCACTTGATAGCAAAAATGCGAAGAGTTTATTAGAGGCGATGCAAGACTTACATGAAAATCATGGAGTAAGTATATTAATGGTAACGCATGATGCATTTAGTGCGAGTTATTGTCAGCGGATTCTATTTATTCAAGATGGGCTACTTTATAAAGAATTGAAACGCCAAGGAACACGGGAGGATTTCTATCAAGATATTTTAGGTGTGCTTGCTCAGATGGGCTCAGCGACTGAATCCAAGTAG
- a CDS encoding FtsX-like permease family protein, whose translation MLLKLSRHSMKKLLKDYLVLLVGLVISISIFYMFQTMAINSQFTKDNSMINSIRLVFWVGAVLLSFITVFYIVYANSFLLTLRRKELGMYMMLGAKKKKVAQLLFIETFGMGIIGIAIGIIVGILLASAAGNFLMSGLEISAKGYAPFYIPAILVTCGFFLVLFIITGFINSIRLLRKTELELLREDETQDAIEKSRRRVIIFTVMGVFLLGTGYYSILNIDKLREIGFILATGATTIGTYFIFSSLLPLFVTWLKSNKKRNETGLNSFTYAQLRFRINSLSRVLGTVAMLIALGAGAMTAGMAFQKNVGIMTDFSRVYDATIHDPNEKDAAALKQMKIVEQRTYKYKVDGEAVYYLRDDLTAKPPLISDHQDTKNVKEPVRKRVKEHLTEPLYTSMEAPEGASKLPHMPSDWNDAIIREIQVTHNQFNGKPVRIADEDHYKKIQGTEHSVTLVQVDDLQKYKPLLIDIDQRQKELVEKAKGGKIELYTKMTTYQFMNSFMSGTMFMGFFLGIAFLAMMASSLMFKILTGASRDVRRYEMLRKIGVRRSMLSRSIYKEISYLFIFPAIIGISHILVGLNLFRLFLVDPFVKVWMPIGIFLIIYVVYYWVTVQLYKSMVLPKEQMIK comes from the coding sequence ATGTTATTGAAATTATCACGTCATAGTATGAAAAAATTGCTAAAGGATTATCTTGTTTTGCTTGTTGGTCTTGTCATTAGTATAAGTATTTTCTATATGTTTCAAACGATGGCGATTAACAGCCAATTTACAAAAGATAATAGTATGATTAATAGTATTCGCCTTGTGTTTTGGGTTGGTGCCGTTTTGCTTTCCTTTATTACGGTCTTTTATATCGTATATGCGAATTCTTTTTTACTCACATTGCGCAGGAAAGAGCTTGGTATGTATATGATGCTTGGCGCAAAGAAGAAAAAAGTAGCCCAGTTATTATTTATTGAAACATTCGGTATGGGAATTATTGGCATTGCCATTGGAATTATTGTAGGAATATTACTTGCAAGTGCAGCAGGAAATTTTTTAATGAGCGGCCTAGAAATTTCAGCGAAAGGCTATGCGCCATTTTATATCCCTGCAATTCTTGTTACATGTGGATTCTTCTTGGTCTTATTTATAATTACTGGATTTATCAATAGTATACGTTTATTACGCAAAACTGAACTTGAGCTACTTCGTGAAGATGAAACACAAGATGCGATAGAAAAGAGTAGACGCCGTGTTATCATTTTTACTGTAATGGGAGTGTTTCTGTTAGGAACAGGATACTATTCTATATTGAACATAGATAAGTTACGTGAAATAGGTTTTATACTAGCAACGGGCGCTACAACGATAGGGACATATTTTATTTTTAGTTCATTATTACCATTGTTTGTGACGTGGTTAAAAAGTAACAAAAAACGAAATGAAACAGGTTTAAATAGTTTTACATATGCCCAGCTTCGTTTTCGAATCAATAGTTTATCTCGTGTGCTTGGGACTGTCGCAATGCTAATTGCACTTGGTGCAGGGGCGATGACAGCTGGAATGGCGTTTCAAAAAAATGTTGGTATTATGACGGATTTTTCTCGAGTTTATGATGCGACAATTCATGATCCGAATGAAAAAGATGCAGCCGCATTAAAACAAATGAAAATTGTAGAGCAACGAACTTATAAATATAAAGTGGACGGGGAAGCAGTTTATTATTTACGAGACGATTTAACTGCAAAGCCGCCGCTCATTTCTGATCATCAAGATACAAAGAATGTAAAAGAGCCTGTACGTAAACGTGTAAAAGAACATTTAACGGAACCTCTTTATACATCTATGGAAGCACCTGAGGGAGCAAGTAAACTTCCACATATGCCAAGTGATTGGAATGATGCAATCATAAGAGAAATTCAAGTTACACACAATCAATTCAACGGGAAACCTGTTCGAATTGCAGATGAGGATCATTATAAAAAAATTCAAGGAACAGAGCATAGTGTTACGCTAGTACAAGTGGACGATTTACAAAAGTATAAACCGTTGTTAATAGATATTGATCAACGACAAAAAGAGTTAGTTGAAAAAGCAAAAGGTGGAAAAATAGAATTATATACGAAAATGACAACTTACCAATTTATGAATAGTTTCATGAGCGGTACGATGTTTATGGGGTTCTTCCTTGGAATTGCATTCTTAGCTATGATGGCGAGCTCTCTCATGTTTAAAATTTTAACAGGAGCTTCTCGTGATGTACGTCGCTATGAAATGCTTCGAAAAATTGGAGTGCGCCGTAGTATGTTGTCGCGTAGTATCTATAAGGAAATTTCATATCTCTTTATCTTCCCGGCTATCATTGGTATTTCACATATTTTAGTAGGACTTAATTTGTTCCGGCTCTTCTTAGTTGATCCGTTTGTAAAAGTTTGGATGCCGATTGGAATCTTTCTTATTATTTATGTTGTATATTACTGGGTTACAGTTCAATTGTACAAGAGTATGGTTCTGCCGAAAGAGCAAATGATAAAGTAG
- a CDS encoding ABC transporter permease subunit — translation MLLRIGKWWGITFLQLFAALGCILCLGALPRLFKGLQIDLIGYGKTILYLSEKLLHPGEIMYGFRDSRTLFPQIWIHYMETMLVFVSSFLLSLFIAYVLVVWVLQRSHIRQRVWNGVFLTLESIPDILLILLSQLLVVIVFQKTGWMPVKFAGLAGERVRLLPILCLTLPTTLLFIKLLLLRFREELEKDYSIFAKSKGLSLRHILTHHISRNVLLTTVYYAKTNILFMLSNLYIIEWLFNTYGMFVFVKENSKIEVFTVCLVLLYVPIFFLFRLLHTLMQNVIKERV, via the coding sequence ATGTTACTTCGAATTGGAAAGTGGTGGGGGATTACTTTTTTACAACTATTTGCCGCACTGGGATGTATTCTTTGTTTAGGAGCACTCCCGCGTTTATTTAAGGGGCTACAAATAGACCTTATTGGTTATGGAAAAACGATTTTATACTTAAGTGAGAAATTACTTCATCCAGGAGAAATTATGTATGGGTTTCGGGACTCTCGAACTCTATTTCCGCAAATTTGGATACATTATATGGAGACGATGCTAGTATTTGTTTCGTCTTTTCTACTATCGCTATTCATAGCGTACGTGCTTGTTGTATGGGTACTGCAGCGTTCTCATATTAGGCAACGCGTATGGAATGGGGTTTTTCTTACACTTGAAAGTATTCCGGATATTCTACTTATTTTATTATCACAACTTTTGGTAGTGATTGTGTTTCAAAAAACAGGATGGATGCCAGTGAAGTTTGCAGGACTTGCGGGAGAAAGGGTTCGCCTTTTACCGATTTTATGCCTCACATTACCGACAACGCTATTATTTATTAAACTATTATTACTCCGTTTTAGAGAAGAGCTAGAAAAAGATTATAGTATATTTGCAAAAAGTAAAGGATTAAGTTTACGACATATATTAACGCATCATATTTCAAGAAACGTGTTACTTACTACGGTTTACTATGCGAAAACGAATATTTTATTCATGTTATCCAATCTTTATATCATTGAATGGCTCTTTAATACATATGGCATGTTTGTATTTGTAAAAGAAAATTCGAAAATAGAAGTGTTTACTGTCTGCTTAGTTCTATTATATGTTCCGATTTTCTTCTTATTTCGCTTGTTACATACGCTCATGCAAAATGTGATAAAGGAGCGTGTGTAA
- a CDS encoding pyruvate oxidase — protein sequence MFRKTAGEALVDLLIEWGVDHIYGMPGDSINSIIEPLRKKQDKIKFIQVRHEEAGALAAASYAKLTGKLGVCMAIAGPGAIHLLNGLYDAKLDQAPVLAITGQVESDLLGTGFFQEVNLERMFDDVAVYNQRIMSAEQLPAVVNQAIRMAYTKKGVSVLTIPDDVPKFEVEAGARITSSSFTLPELFPQEGDLKLAKLALNEAKKPVILAGKGAKHAKESLLAFAEHIGAPIVLTLPAKGIIPDEHPLCIGGLGLIGTKPSYEAMKHADTLIMVGTSYPFTGFLPEKAKTLHIDTDPAQIGKRYATDIGLAGDADKTLKWFLENVEKHKDHSFLEHHQELMKKWEEKLHSQEEDSSIPIKPQRVMHALQHVAHDDAILSVDVGNVTVWAARHFRMTNQQFIISSWLATLGCGLPGAIAGQLAYPNKQVFAICGDGGFGMTMNDFVTAVKYTLPIIVVVLNNHKIAMIKFEQEVMGNVEFGTDLTNPNFAKYAEICGGVGYRVEHIDELLPAFENAVKQNKPCIIDVVVDVNEAPMPAKITFGQAAGYTKHMLKELFEEGKIDLPPL from the coding sequence ATGTTTCGTAAAACAGCGGGTGAAGCACTTGTTGATTTACTTATCGAATGGGGCGTTGACCACATTTACGGCATGCCTGGGGATTCAATCAATTCTATTATTGAACCGCTTCGAAAAAAACAAGACAAAATTAAATTCATTCAAGTTCGTCATGAAGAAGCTGGTGCTTTAGCGGCCGCTTCCTACGCAAAATTAACAGGTAAACTCGGCGTTTGTATGGCGATTGCTGGTCCTGGAGCAATTCATTTATTAAATGGATTATATGATGCAAAACTAGATCAGGCTCCTGTTCTTGCGATTACAGGACAAGTGGAATCCGATTTACTAGGAACAGGGTTTTTCCAAGAGGTAAACTTAGAAAGAATGTTTGATGATGTGGCCGTTTATAATCAACGAATTATGTCTGCTGAACAACTCCCTGCGGTTGTAAACCAAGCTATTCGTATGGCGTATACAAAGAAAGGGGTATCTGTTCTTACCATACCAGATGATGTTCCGAAGTTTGAAGTGGAAGCCGGTGCACGTATAACAAGTTCTTCTTTTACATTACCCGAACTCTTTCCGCAAGAAGGGGATCTAAAATTGGCAAAACTAGCATTGAATGAAGCGAAAAAACCTGTTATTTTAGCCGGAAAAGGAGCAAAACATGCGAAGGAATCTTTACTTGCATTCGCAGAACATATTGGTGCTCCAATCGTTTTGACGCTTCCGGCAAAAGGGATTATTCCTGATGAACATCCTCTTTGTATAGGTGGATTAGGATTAATTGGGACAAAACCGTCTTACGAAGCAATGAAGCATGCAGATACATTAATCATGGTCGGTACTTCTTATCCTTTCACTGGTTTTTTACCTGAAAAAGCGAAAACACTTCACATTGATACGGACCCTGCGCAAATTGGAAAGCGTTATGCGACAGATATCGGCCTTGCTGGTGATGCCGATAAAACATTGAAGTGGTTTTTAGAAAATGTGGAAAAGCATAAGGATCATTCATTCTTAGAACATCATCAAGAACTGATGAAGAAATGGGAAGAAAAATTGCATAGCCAAGAAGAAGATTCTTCTATTCCGATTAAACCACAAAGAGTTATGCATGCTCTTCAGCATGTTGCTCATGATGATGCGATTTTATCAGTAGATGTTGGGAATGTCACAGTATGGGCTGCCCGTCATTTTCGGATGACGAACCAACAATTCATCATTTCTAGTTGGCTCGCGACACTTGGATGTGGCCTTCCTGGTGCAATTGCTGGGCAACTTGCTTATCCAAATAAACAAGTCTTTGCAATTTGTGGTGATGGTGGATTTGGAATGACGATGAATGATTTTGTTACTGCCGTTAAGTATACATTACCAATTATCGTTGTTGTCTTAAATAACCATAAAATTGCTATGATTAAGTTTGAGCAAGAAGTAATGGGAAATGTTGAATTTGGTACAGACTTAACAAACCCTAATTTTGCAAAATATGCAGAAATATGTGGCGGAGTCGGATACCGAGTAGAACATATTGATGAATTGCTTCCTGCTTTTGAAAATGCTGTTAAGCAAAATAAACCTTGTATTATCGATGTAGTAGTAGATGTAAATGAAGCACCCATGCCTGCCAAAATTACATTTGGGCAAGCAGCAGGTTATACGAAACATATGTTAAAAGAGTTATTTGAAGAAGGAAAAATCGATTTACCACCTTTGTAA
- a CDS encoding ZIP family metal transporter, whose product MERLWIPMIVTFFSFGGLLLGGAVGLATRQLIEEKMHRLYALCGGILFGLLSLEIIPETFSSYEIIGLMLGITIGILIMSLLDNYCHHPIIHKKDNQAWQTFLFLSFAIFIHNMPSGFALGAAFTSHNETAIPFLFAIVIHHIPEGLALIIPFLFTQHKYMSFLLTILLLSIILGTGTLFGIMMNGKVLHLQGLIMGSAIGSLGYVTIHEMLWKAKKHLSPFPFLAWSISGFLLITVFTLFFGHH is encoded by the coding sequence ATGGAACGATTATGGATTCCAATGATCGTTACGTTTTTTTCGTTTGGTGGATTACTATTAGGTGGCGCAGTTGGACTTGCCACGCGTCAACTTATCGAAGAAAAAATGCACCGTTTATACGCGCTATGTGGTGGCATTTTATTTGGGTTATTATCACTAGAAATCATTCCAGAAACTTTTTCAAGCTATGAAATCATTGGCCTCATGCTCGGCATTACCATTGGTATATTAATTATGAGTTTACTAGATAATTATTGCCATCACCCTATCATACATAAAAAAGACAATCAAGCATGGCAAACTTTTTTATTTCTCTCCTTTGCTATTTTTATTCACAATATGCCGAGCGGATTTGCGTTAGGGGCTGCCTTTACAAGTCATAACGAAACTGCCATTCCCTTCTTATTTGCGATTGTCATACACCATATTCCAGAAGGATTAGCTTTAATCATTCCTTTTTTATTTACACAACATAAATATATGTCATTTCTATTAACAATTTTGCTATTATCAATTATCCTCGGCACTGGTACCCTCTTTGGAATTATGATGAACGGGAAAGTACTTCACTTACAGGGACTAATAATGGGCAGTGCAATCGGTTCTTTAGGATATGTCACAATACATGAGATGTTATGGAAAGCTAAGAAACACCTTTCCCCTTTTCCCTTTCTCGCTTGGTCTATCAGTGGGTTTTTACTCATAACCGTTTTTACTCTTTTCTTTGGTCATCATTAA
- a CDS encoding SMI1/KNR4 family protein, which produces MWEKFIRNISEEYVFNAPAKIKRIEEINNKFKIELPDELQSLLKETDGINDEYGGYLVWSTSRIIEGNSNLRSYDDFKDLYMPFDCLLFIADAGNGDLFAYSILNGSIQKEDIYVWNHENDSRTWVAPSLKKFIEWWRDGTISV; this is translated from the coding sequence ATGTGGGAAAAATTTATAAGAAATATCTCAGAGGAGTATGTGTTTAATGCACCTGCTAAAATAAAAAGAATTGAAGAAATCAATAATAAATTCAAGATAGAGCTTCCTGATGAATTGCAGAGTCTATTGAAAGAAACAGATGGTATAAACGATGAATATGGAGGTTACCTTGTTTGGTCAACAAGCCGAATTATAGAGGGGAATTCTAATCTTAGAAGTTACGATGATTTTAAAGATTTATATATGCCCTTTGATTGTTTATTGTTTATTGCGGATGCAGGAAACGGTGATTTATTTGCTTATTCAATTTTAAACGGCTCAATACAAAAAGAAGATATTTATGTCTGGAATCACGAAAATGATAGTCGTACTTGGGTTGCTCCTTCTTTAAAGAAATTTATTGAATGGTGGAGAGATGGAACAATTAGTGTTTAG